Part of the Terrisporobacter glycolicus ATCC 14880 = DSM 1288 genome is shown below.
GACTTAGTTTTCTTGTTAAAAAAGATGATGCAATGATTATTATGCTTCCTTTTGAAAGAGAAAATAGTGTGGGGGATTTAATAAAGCAATCATTAGAAATTATGAAGGTTAAGCCTGTTATGAATGGTACTTTATCTTCTTTTAAGAAAACTGCAGATATTATAATAAGTAATAAAGTAAACTCTATTGTAGGTATGCCAGTTGAAATTTTAGCTTTAGGAAGATATATAAAAAAAGAAAATTTGCCCATAGAAATTAAGAGTATCTTACTCAGTGCGGATATGGTAAATAATACACTGGTTGAACAAATAAAGAATGCATATAATTGTGAAGTATTTAATCATTTTGGAATGACAGAAACTGGCCTTGGATGTGCAGTTGACTGTAATTGTCATGAGGGAATGCATGTTAGAGAAAATGATTTACTAATAGAAATTGTAAATCCTGTGACAAAAGAAAAAGTAGATGATGGAGTACGTGGAGAAATATTAATTACTACTTTAACTAGAGAAGCAATGCCTCTTATAAGGTATGCAACAGGAGATATATCTTCTTTTGTAGTAGATAATTGTAATTGTTCTAGTGTTTTAAAAAGATTAGATAAATTAAGATATAGAATGGATGATAGAGCTCATATAGGTAAAAATTTGTATATAAATATAAATTCTATAGATAATAATTTATTTAATTTGAATAACATTGTAAATTATAAAGTAGATGTGGAAAGTATTGATAATTACTATGAGTTAAAATTGCAACTTGTTTTATTTCAAGGGGAAAAAATGATTTTATCCCATGATAATAAAGACTTAAAAATAAAGATAAAAGATTTATTATTAAAAAATCCAAGGATTAAGAAGTCTTATGAAATGAAAATGTTAAAAATACATATAAATCTAATTTATACAGATGAATATATTGATTTATATAGAGGAAAGAGAAAAATTAACTCTATTTAAAAAGGATGAACTATGGATATTTATTTAGTAAGACATGGAGAGTTATATTGGGAAGATAATATAAAAAAATGTATAGGAATTACAGATATTAATTTAAATGAAAAAGGTATTAAAAGGGCTAAATTAGTAGGTTTATTTTTAAAGGATAAAGATATTAGTAAAATATATACGAGTAGTTTAAAAAGATGCAAAAAATCTGCAGAGATAATATCGTCTATTTTAAATGTGCCTTATCATGTAGATATGCAGTTGATGGAAATTAATATGGGTATATGGGAAAATAAATCTTTTAATTATATTAAAGTGAAATATCAAAAAGAGTATGAAAATAGAGGCAAAAGCATATCAACCTTTAGAATTAAAGATGGGGAAACATTTAAAGAATGTTATGAAAGATCAAATAGTGAATTTAGAAAATTATGTGAAGAAAATTATGATAATAATATTGTTATATTATGCCATAGTGGTGTTATAAAATCTATAATTTGTTCTATTGAAAACATACCTTTAGATGAAATATTAAGTATTAAATTAGAATATGGACATATTATACATATTAATTGTAATAAAACACAGTATAAAATAAAAAACCATGAAATATAGATGAAAAAATCTATATTTCATGGTTTTTATTTTTAATAATTAAATAAAATTTAAAAAATATTAACTAACAATTTATAAATGTAAAAATGTTACAATAAAATGATTGTAGATAAGCTAACATATATTGTAAAATTATAAATGAAAAATCTAGGGGGAAAAATTAAAAAACTCATATGAAGAATATAAAACTTCAGCATTAATATAAGAAGAAAATATGGGGGAAGAATGAAAAAAAAGAAAAAATTTATCCTATTATTAGTAGCAATATTAACAATAATATGTTCAAGTATATATTTCATAAGTTATGAAAAAAAAATCTCAAGAGAAAATATGGTAGATATTGATGAGATTACAAATGATATTTTGAAATCTAAAATAGAAAACTATGATGAAGAAAAGTTAAAAAATGTAAAATTAAAAGTTTTATATATACTTGATAATACAGAAAATGAAAAGATTTTAGCCGAGTGCAATTTTATTTTAGGAAGTATTTATATACAAAGGAAGAATGATATAGAAGCAATAAATAATTTTAATAAATCCATAAATTACTTTAATAAAGACATTAAAACAAAAATAAAAACAAAAACATATTTTGAGCTTAGCAGGTCTTATTTAAATAAATCACAATTCACTAAGTCTGAAGACGCTTTCAATAATATAAAAAAAATAGGCACAATGGAAGATGAAAAAGAAGAAATAATTAAATATTCATTGTTAAGAGCAAATGATATTTTTAATTATCCTGAGGAGAAGAGTAAAGCTGTAAAAATATTAGAAGATACACTGAAGTTAGCAAAAAAAATAAATTATAAATACATAGAAGATGTATATCTTCATTTGGGACGAGCATACTGGTACGAAGGTAGATTAGTAGAAGGCATAAATGCTAAATTAGAAGCGCTTAGTATTGCTAGGGGCAAAAATATTGAAAGTAAAATTGCAAAAATTTCTGTAGACATAGGAATAGACTATTTTTATTGTGGAAACTATGATGAAGCAGTAATTTATTTATCTCGTATACTAACTTATAATTTAAAAGATGAAAGTGAAGAAGCACAAATCAAATGCTATGCATTATTAAATCTTGTTGAATGTTACGTAAAACTGAAGGATTATGATAGAGCAAAAGAAAGTATTAATAAATTAGAAGGAAATACAAAAAAGATAAAAGATGTAAAGATAAAAGAGGATTTTATAACAAATATTTATGTAAGTAAGGCTGATTTAAATACAGAAATAAATAAACCATCTGAATCAATGAAATTACTTAATATTGCAAAATACAGGTATAAAAAAAGAAATAATTTTAATTTTTCAAATTTTGATGTAAAACTATGCGAAGAATATGGAGATGTACACTATAAATTGAAAAACTATGAAAAAGCATTGAAGTACCATAAAGAGGTACAACAAATGGCATTAGAACGAGATTTATCATATTTAGATGAAATATATAATAACAAGATTTATTTAGATTATAAAGCTATGGGTGATTATAAAAATACCATATTATATTTAGAAAAAAATATTAAACTGAAAACAGAATTGTCAAAGAATAAGAATAGGCAGTATTCTCAATACTTAATAAATAAATTTGAAAGTGAAAAAAACTTAGAAAAAATATCTAAGTTAGAAGAATCTAGAAATAAAATGTTATTATTATTTATTGGGTTGGGTATTGCCACAACTGTAATTAGCACATTTCTTTGTTTTATATATAAACAAAATAAAGAGATAAACAGATTAAATAAGCTATTTAAAGACTTAAGTGTTACTGATGCTCTAACAAAAGTACATAATAGAAGGGCACTAGATGAATTTTTGGCAGTTAATTGGGATTTATATAAAAAGACTGAAATGCCTATATCTTTTATGATGATAGATTTAGATTTTTTTAAATTATACAATGATAATTATGGGCATCCAAAAGGCGATAAAGTGCTTGAAATAGCAGCTATGGTAATAAAAAAATCATGTCGTAAAGTAGATTTTGTAGCTAGATATGGTGGAGAAGAATTTATTGTAATAATGCTAAATACAGATAAAAATGAGGCTATTAATTTAGCAAAAAGGATAAGAAGAAATATTTATGATACCAATATAGTTCATGAATATTCTAAAGTAAGTGACAGAATAACTATCAGCATGGGAATTAGTACAGCATGTATAGGAACAAATAAAAATTATGATGAGTATATACAAAAATCAGATAATGCCTTATATGAAGCAAAATCTAAGGGAAAAGATACATATGTATACTTACATTAATATATAAAAATCATAAAAGGAGGTATATTATGAGCTTGATAAAAGATATATTTGAAGATTTTCAATGTCCAGTATGGGTAAAAAATAAGGAAAATGAAATAATATTTATAAATGAAACTTTTAAGTTGAATTTTAAAAAAAGAAATAAAGAAGTAGAACAATTATTTGATAACATAAAAAATACAAAGGGAAAGTCTACAGATATAATAAAAATTAATAGTAAAATATATAAACATATTACGTATATAAATGATAAGTGTAAAGAAACAATAGGCATGCTAGTAGATTTCACAGATATGATTGATAGTGTAGATCAAAGCTATGAAAAGCATACACTAAGAACTGTAATTGATAGTATTCCAGACTTGGTTTTTTATAAAGATAAAAACTTAAAATACTTAGGTATAAATAAAGAATGTGAGAAATTTTATAATAATATGGGGATTACAGAGATTGTTGGTAAAAATGATTTAGAATTTCCTTTAGATATATCATTTATTACTCAATGTTATAATCATGATAAAATTGTTATCTCAAGGAAACAGCAACTATACATGGAAGAAGCAGTTGATGATAAGATTTTTGAAACAATTAAAACTCCTATTTTAGATGAATTTGGAAGTATAAAAGGTTTAGTAGGTCTTGTCAGAGACATAACCGAAAAGAAAAGAAAAGAAGATGAATTAAGGTATTTAAGCTATACAGATGGATTAACAAGCTTATTTAATAGATCATATTTTGATATAAAAGTTAAAGAAATTATAGAAAATAAGAAATTTCCTATGGGATTAATTTTAGGTGATATAAATGGATTGAAAATAGTAAATGATACCCTAGGACATTTACAAGGAGATAAACTTTTAAAAACTATGTCTAAAATATTATTAAAAGCATCTGATGAGGTAGGGACTGTATTTAGATGGGGTGGAGATGAATTTGTTATATTATTACCTGGATTTTCAGATTTGCAATGTGCGAGTATGATGAAGAAAATAGATGACCTATGTGAAAATACTACATATGAAAATATAAATATGAGCATTTCTATGGGATGTTCTATATTAAATGAAGGAGACAGTATTGATCGAGTATTAGTGGAAGCAGAGGACAAAGTATATAGAAAAAAGATGCTTAGTGATAAATTAGTTAGAGCTTCAATGTTAGAAACATTGAAGGTTAATTTAGCTAACAAAAATGTAGAAACAGAAAAACATACCCAAAGAGTTTCTGGTTTTTGTATAGAAATTGCAAAAGCATTAAATTTAGATGAGGATATGATTGAAAAAGCTTCTTTAATTGGAAGATTACATGATATAGGAAAAATAGGTATTTCTGAGCATGTCTTATTGAAACCAGGAAAACTTACAAAAGATGAATATGAAGTTATGAAAACACACTCTGAAAAAGGATATAGACTAGCTAGCCTTTTACCAGAAATAAGTTGTATATCTAGAGAAATTTTAACTCATCATGAACGATGGGACGGCGCTGGCTATCCTTTAGGATTACAAAAAGATGAAATACCTATATTATCTAGAATTGTAACTGTAGCTGACTCATTTGATGCGATGACAAACGATAGATGCTATAGCAAAGGAAGAAGTATATATGAAGCCATAGAGGAGCTAAAAAGATGTTCAGGCTCGCAGTTTGATCCTAAAATAGTACATGTATTTATAAATATTATTAAAAAATCACATGTAAAAGCAATCTAATTTTTTTCATAAATAATGGGGGAAAAATGAAGAAATACACGAAACTTATTTTAATGGTTGCAATTTTCATAAGTATTGTATTTGTAATTATTAAAAATATAAGCAATAATAAAATAAATCATAATAAGACAGTTGAATATATATTAAATTATGAAGTTCAAAATTTTAGTGATGAAGAAAAAAATAAAATTAAAAAAGAAACTAATAAAATAATAAATGATTCTAAGGATAAAAAAATTTTATCTGAGTCTTATTATATACTGGCTTACTTAAACTCTTTAGAAAAGAAAAATAAAGAGGCTATAAAACTATATAACAAAGCAATAAATAATATAAATAGTATAAAAAACATTAAAATAAAAACACAAATATATTATGAGTTAAGTAGAATGTATTTATATGAAAATGAATATAAAAAATCTAATGAATCTTTTGAAAAAATGAAAGATATAGCTTTTATATCTAATAAAAAAGAAGAAGTTGTAAAATACGGAATAAAAAGGGGTTATGATATCTATTGTATTCCTGATGGTAGTAGTGAATCAGTTGAAATATTAAAGGAGACATTAGAACTAGCAAAAGAAATAAATTATAAGGAAATGGAAGAGGTATACTTTAACTTGGGAAGAGCATACTGGTCTGAGGATAAGTATATAGAAAGTATAAATGCCAAATTAGAAGCCTTAGATATGGCAAATGAAAAGAACTTAAAAGAAAAGACTATGCTAATATCTACAGATTTAGGGATAGATTATTTATACTCAGGTAATTATAAAGATGCTTTAATATATTTATCAAGGGCATTAAAGTATAACTTAGAAGATAAGTATGAAGATGCTAAAGCCAAAAGTTATTCACTAATGAATATATGTGAAGCTTATATTCAGTTACATGAATTTGATAAAGCCAGAATAAGCTTTGAAAAGCTAGAAAAAGAAATTTTAAAACAGAAAAAAGGCGTTTATAAAGAAGATTGTTTTACATACATGTATGGAAACAAGGCAGATTTACAAACTCAATTAGGAAATGTAGATAAAGCAATAAAATTACTGGATTTAGCTAAAAAAAGATTTGAGAAAAGGGACAAGTTTAGTTTTTATGATTTTGATGTAAAATTATTAGAAGAGTATGGTGATGCATATTATAAATTGCAAAATTATACTTTAGCTTTAAAATATCACAAAGAAGCAGAAAATTTAGTTACAGTGAGAGGACTATCCTATTTAGAAGAAGATTATACTAATAAAATTTATTTGGATTATAAGTCATTAGGCGATTATAAAAATACAATTAAATACTTGGAAAAAAACAATCAACTTAAATCAAATTCATTTGATAATAAAGATAAAGAATGCTCTCAGTATTTACATAATGAATTTGAAAATAATAAAAATTTAATTAAAATTTCAACTCTAGAACGTGCAAGTAATAGAGCTAAAATATTTGATGCTATTTTGGGCGGAGGGGCTATAATAATTTCCTTCTTTAGTTTTAATATTTACAAAAGGAATAAGGAAATAAATAGATTAAATAAGTTATTTAAGGACTTGAGTGTAACAGATCATTTGACTAATATAGCAAATAGAAGAGCTTTAGATGAATTTTTAGCAGGAAATTGGGATTTATACAAAAAAACTGAAATGCCTATATCCTTTGTAATGGTAGATATAGATTTTTTCAAACCATACAATGATAATTATGGTCACTTAAAAGGAGACGAAGCCTTAAAAACCATTGCATCATCTATACATACTTCTTGTGAAAAAGGCGATTTTATAGCTAGGTATGGTGGAGAGGAATTTGTAATTGTAATGTTAAATACAGGAAAAGACCATGCTATAAAAAAAGCAAACCATATTATGCAAAACATATATAATTTAAATATTAAACATGAATTCTCTACTGTTTGCGATAGATTAACCTTAAGTATGGGTATAACAACAGCTCATATAGAAACAATAAAAAACTACGATGATTATGTAAAGAAAGCAGATGAAGCGCTATATAAGGCTAAGAATGATGGACGAAATAAATATGTTTTTATTAAATAACAAAAAATCCTAGTTAAATAATAGCTAGGATTTTTAAGTACTCATATTTTTATAAATGCTATATTTATTAATGAAAATTTGATACTATATATTTGTGTAATATTATCAAAAATAGCAAAATAAAAGTTATCTATATATAGAGGGGGATTAAATTTATGATTAACAATATCATAAGTGATAGGAGCTTAATAGAAAAAGAAAAGAAACTATTTGAAA
Proteins encoded:
- a CDS encoding histidine phosphatase family protein — encoded protein: MDIYLVRHGELYWEDNIKKCIGITDINLNEKGIKRAKLVGLFLKDKDISKIYTSSLKRCKKSAEIISSILNVPYHVDMQLMEINMGIWENKSFNYIKVKYQKEYENRGKSISTFRIKDGETFKECYERSNSEFRKLCEENYDNNIVILCHSGVIKSIICSIENIPLDEILSIKLEYGHIIHINCNKTQYKIKNHEI
- a CDS encoding tetratricopeptide repeat-containing diguanylate cyclase; the protein is MKKYTKLILMVAIFISIVFVIIKNISNNKINHNKTVEYILNYEVQNFSDEEKNKIKKETNKIINDSKDKKILSESYYILAYLNSLEKKNKEAIKLYNKAINNINSIKNIKIKTQIYYELSRMYLYENEYKKSNESFEKMKDIAFISNKKEEVVKYGIKRGYDIYCIPDGSSESVEILKETLELAKEINYKEMEEVYFNLGRAYWSEDKYIESINAKLEALDMANEKNLKEKTMLISTDLGIDYLYSGNYKDALIYLSRALKYNLEDKYEDAKAKSYSLMNICEAYIQLHEFDKARISFEKLEKEILKQKKGVYKEDCFTYMYGNKADLQTQLGNVDKAIKLLDLAKKRFEKRDKFSFYDFDVKLLEEYGDAYYKLQNYTLALKYHKEAENLVTVRGLSYLEEDYTNKIYLDYKSLGDYKNTIKYLEKNNQLKSNSFDNKDKECSQYLHNEFENNKNLIKISTLERASNRAKIFDAILGGGAIIISFFSFNIYKRNKEINRLNKLFKDLSVTDHLTNIANRRALDEFLAGNWDLYKKTEMPISFVMVDIDFFKPYNDNYGHLKGDEALKTIASSIHTSCEKGDFIARYGGEEFVIVMLNTGKDHAIKKANHIMQNIYNLNIKHEFSTVCDRLTLSMGITTAHIETIKNYDDYVKKADEALYKAKNDGRNKYVFIK
- a CDS encoding tetratricopeptide repeat-containing diguanylate cyclase — its product is MKKKKKFILLLVAILTIICSSIYFISYEKKISRENMVDIDEITNDILKSKIENYDEEKLKNVKLKVLYILDNTENEKILAECNFILGSIYIQRKNDIEAINNFNKSINYFNKDIKTKIKTKTYFELSRSYLNKSQFTKSEDAFNNIKKIGTMEDEKEEIIKYSLLRANDIFNYPEEKSKAVKILEDTLKLAKKINYKYIEDVYLHLGRAYWYEGRLVEGINAKLEALSIARGKNIESKIAKISVDIGIDYFYCGNYDEAVIYLSRILTYNLKDESEEAQIKCYALLNLVECYVKLKDYDRAKESINKLEGNTKKIKDVKIKEDFITNIYVSKADLNTEINKPSESMKLLNIAKYRYKKRNNFNFSNFDVKLCEEYGDVHYKLKNYEKALKYHKEVQQMALERDLSYLDEIYNNKIYLDYKAMGDYKNTILYLEKNIKLKTELSKNKNRQYSQYLINKFESEKNLEKISKLEESRNKMLLLFIGLGIATTVISTFLCFIYKQNKEINRLNKLFKDLSVTDALTKVHNRRALDEFLAVNWDLYKKTEMPISFMMIDLDFFKLYNDNYGHPKGDKVLEIAAMVIKKSCRKVDFVARYGGEEFIVIMLNTDKNEAINLAKRIRRNIYDTNIVHEYSKVSDRITISMGISTACIGTNKNYDEYIQKSDNALYEAKSKGKDTYVYLH
- a CDS encoding DVU_1553 family AMP-dependent CoA ligase encodes the protein MRLDNWICEKIKVKNELSREELEKYQLNTLNNLIKYVKENSPFYKELYKNLDEINSLDELYKIPIINKDAIVENGNKMVCVNQSEISRIVSLDTSGTMGKHKRIYFTEEDQKLTIDFFIQGLSFLVKKDDAMIIMLPFERENSVGDLIKQSLEIMKVKPVMNGTLSSFKKTADIIISNKVNSIVGMPVEILALGRYIKKENLPIEIKSILLSADMVNNTLVEQIKNAYNCEVFNHFGMTETGLGCAVDCNCHEGMHVRENDLLIEIVNPVTKEKVDDGVRGEILITTLTREAMPLIRYATGDISSFVVDNCNCSSVLKRLDKLRYRMDDRAHIGKNLYININSIDNNLFNLNNIVNYKVDVESIDNYYELKLQLVLFQGEKMILSHDNKDLKIKIKDLLLKNPRIKKSYEMKMLKIHINLIYTDEYIDLYRGKRKINSI
- a CDS encoding sensor domain-containing diguanylate cyclase/phosphohydrolase; its protein translation is MSLIKDIFEDFQCPVWVKNKENEIIFINETFKLNFKKRNKEVEQLFDNIKNTKGKSTDIIKINSKIYKHITYINDKCKETIGMLVDFTDMIDSVDQSYEKHTLRTVIDSIPDLVFYKDKNLKYLGINKECEKFYNNMGITEIVGKNDLEFPLDISFITQCYNHDKIVISRKQQLYMEEAVDDKIFETIKTPILDEFGSIKGLVGLVRDITEKKRKEDELRYLSYTDGLTSLFNRSYFDIKVKEIIENKKFPMGLILGDINGLKIVNDTLGHLQGDKLLKTMSKILLKASDEVGTVFRWGGDEFVILLPGFSDLQCASMMKKIDDLCENTTYENINMSISMGCSILNEGDSIDRVLVEAEDKVYRKKMLSDKLVRASMLETLKVNLANKNVETEKHTQRVSGFCIEIAKALNLDEDMIEKASLIGRLHDIGKIGISEHVLLKPGKLTKDEYEVMKTHSEKGYRLASLLPEISCISREILTHHERWDGAGYPLGLQKDEIPILSRIVTVADSFDAMTNDRCYSKGRSIYEAIEELKRCSGSQFDPKIVHVFINIIKKSHVKAI